The genomic region AGCGGACGCTGCGCGCTGTAAGCCGGGTCGAGGCCTTCCGAGAACTTGAAAATGTAGAACGTGCTGGCTGGAGATGCCGCCGGGTCGCTGCCCACGGGCACGACCATGCCGTCCAGCAGATCGCGAGCGACCGCGTAGATCCCTCGGTCGACGGCAAACGAGAGCGCCGTCGGGCTGTAGGAGGTCAGGAAGATGTTCACCCCCGCCCGGCCCATCAGACGGTAGACCTCCTGCTCCACAAATGGCTTGTGGACCTCGTTCTCGATCTCGAGCCGGATGTAGACGCTCTTGCCCGTGTGCGCCACGCCGGTCACTCGGCGTCGCATCTCCTCGGGCACGTCGTCCTCGGCCATAATCCGCGTGCCCGGGTGATCGCTGAACGTGGACCGAACCCACAGCGGGATGCCGTGATCCATCGCGATCTCGGCAGCCCGCGGATGCACCACCTTGGCTCCGAGGTGGGTGATCTCGGCGAGCTCCGGGTAGGTGCACACCTCCAGCGTGCGCGCGTTCGGCACCATGTCCGGGTCGGCGCTCTTGACGCCGTCGACGTCGGTGTAGATCTCGACCGCCGCGGCGTTGAGCGCCGCGCCGAGGGCCGAAGCGGTCGTGTCGCTCCCCCCGCGCCCCAACGTCGTGATCGAGCCGTGCTCGCCGGCGTCCGTCGGCGCCGTGACGCCCTGGAACCCGCAGACCACCGGAATGTCGCCACGCTCGACGGCGGCAAGCACCCCGCGCGGGTGCACCTCCATGATGCGCGCGTTGCCGAATACACGGTCGGTGACGATGCCGGCCTGGCCGCCCGAGAGGGCGATCGCCGGGTAACCCAGCGACTGCAGCGTCGCGGCCATCACGGCCGTTGAGATGATCTCGCCGCAGGCCATCATCACGTCCATCTCGTGCGGGTTGGGCGTGACCGACGCGTCGATGCCGCGCAAGAACTCGGCAAGCGTGTCGGTGGCATAGGGCTGCCCGCGCCGGCCGATGGCCGAGACGACGACCACTGGCGCGTACCCGGCGTCGCGCGCGGCGACCACCTTGCGGGCGGCGAGGCGGCGGTGCGCGTCGCTGTCGACCGAGGTGCCGCCGAACTTTTGGACGAGTATCCTATCCATCGTCGCCGCCGAGCCCGAAGGCCAGCCGCAGCTCGCGGACGGCGTCGTCGACTCGTTTCGCATCCACCAGGCACTGGACGGAGTTGTGCGAGTCGCCCGCGCCGTAGAGCCTGGCTCCCGCTTGCTGCAGCGCATCGGCCACGCGGACGATCACGCCGGTCAGGTCGCGCATACTGCGCGCGATCACGCTGATGATGGCCAGGTCGTGGCGCGCCGAGCACGCCATGCCGACCTCGGCCAGCGCGACGGTGACGCGCTCTTCCTGGGCTGCGTCGATAGCAAAGGAGACGGCCCTGCGGTGCAGCTTGATCAGGAAGATGGGCACGCCCGCGTCGGCCAGCGTGCGGAAGACGAGGAGCGCCTGCTCGGTGCGCGCGTCGTCGCGGACTCGCGCCACGACATGCGCCAGGCCGGGCGTCACTTGCACGTCATAGACACCGCGCTCGCGTTCGAGCGTCACGTGCTTGGCGGCCCCGCGGGCTGCGTGTGCCGTCATCGGCGGGTGGCCTCGAGTTTGTGCATATTTGCGCAGGCAGTATACCCAAAGGACCTTATTGAGTCAACGCAAACGAAACGGCTCGCGCGTAGTTCCTCCGAGACGGGGCGCATCCGGCCGCGCAGAGCGCCGCGCGAGCCGCGAACCCGGCTTCGGGTGCATCAGTCCTGCGAGCGCCCTCCCAGGTAGCGCGCCAGGAAGCGCTCGGCCGCCGCATAGAAGCGCAGGCGGTTCTCGGGCCGGGCGAACCCGTGCCCCTCGTCTTCGAAGAGCAGATACTCCACGTCCTTGCCACGCTCGCGTAGCGCCGCCACGATCTGCTCGCTCTCCGCCTGTTTCACGCGCGGGTCGTTCGCTCCCTGCGCGATCAACAGTGGGCACTCGATGCGGTCGGCCCTGTGCAACGGCGAGCGCGAGTCCAGGAACTCCGGCTCCGTCTCCGGGTCGCCCACGCGCACGGTGAAGATGCGCTTCAGCGGCTCCCAGTAGGGCGGAATCGACTCGATCAGGGTGCGCAGGCTGCTTGGACCGACGATGTCGACGGCGCAGGCGAAGAGGTCCGGCGTGAAGGCCGCGCCGACGAGCGCGGCATAGCCGCCGTAGGAGCCGCCGTAGATGCCCACGCGTCGCCGGTCCGCGAAGCCCTGGTCCACGGCCCAGTGCACGGCGTCGACCAGGTCGTCGTGCATCTTCGCTCCCCACTCGCGGTCGCCCGCGTGCAGGAAGCGCTTGCCGTACCCAGCAGAGCCCCGGTAGTTCACCTGAAGCGTCGCGTAGCCACGGTTGGCGAGCCATTGCGCCTCGGGGTCGTAGCCCCAGACGTCGCGCGCCCACGGACCGCCGTGCACGTTCAGCACCAGGGGCAGGCCGCGCGCTTCCACGCCCGGCGGCAGCGTCAGGTAGCTGCCAAGGGTCAGGCCGTCGCGAGAGGGAATGTCGACCGGGCGCATCTCGGCGAGCGTCGCGTGCTCGAGCGCCGGCCGCGCCGCGAACAGGAAATCGAGGCGGCGCGCCTGCCGGTCGTACACGTAGTAGTTGGCGGGCGCGCGATCCAGCGTGTAGAGTGCGATCCAGAGCCGGTCCGCCTGGTCTCTGCTGACGACGTGCACCTCACCATCGTGCCGCGACTTCAGGAAGTCGAGGTCCGCGGCGATCTCGGGATCGAGGACGACCCATTCCAGGCGGTGCCGGTTGAAGCCGACGGCCTGGATGTTGTGGCGTCTCGGGTGGAACATCACCTCACCGAGGTCGACGTCGGGGCGCGAGGCGAGTGTTCGCTCGGCGCCCGTGGCGGTGTCGATCTCGCGTAACTCGGCGGTGTCGGTGCCAATGCTGCTGGAAACATAGAGGCCGCTGCCGTCCGGGGTGAAGGCGTAGGGGTGGCCTTCCTCATCGGGCGCCCAGGCGATGAGCGCGCGCCATTCGGCCTCCTCGGCTTCGCGAACGCGAAGCTCGAAGCCGCCGTCCGGTCTGGCCGCGTGCGCGCCTCGCACGCGGAAATCGGCGTCTGCCACCCAGCCCACGACGTCGCCCGGATTCTCGGCCCGTAGCGTGGTGGCGCCGGTGCTCAGGTCGATCCGGTAGACGTCGTGCACGCGCGCGTCGCGCACGTTCAGGCCGACCAGGATCTCGTTCGGGAAACGCTCGTCCGCGTCAATCACCTCCGCCTGCGCGCCCTGGAACGGCGTCAGGTCGCGGATGACGCCGGCCTGCACGTCCACCGACCAGACGTGCCAGTTCTCGTCGCCGTCCAGGTCCTGCAGGTAGAGGAGGTGGCGCCCGTCGAACGCCCAGAAGTACATCCGGATCCCCCGCTTGCGGTCGCGGGTGATCGCACGGTCGTCCTCCTGGCCGAGGGTGCGGAGCCACACGTTGAGCACGCCCTCGTCCGGCGCGAGGTAGGCCAGCAAGCGCCCGTCCGGCGACAACTGGGGCGATGCCTTCTCCGGGTTGCCGAAGAGGTCGTCGCGCGGGATCAGCGGCGGCAGATTCGACAGCATGGTGTTGGTCAGCTCCTTGCCGGCGCCCTCGGGGTCCTGGCGCGTCGCCCGGCTATTCGCTCTGGCGCGGCCAGGATCCTGCCGTTCGTGGCGCCGCGCCCGGCAGAGGACGGGCTTGACACAACGGTGGTGGCGATGGGCGGATCGGGCCACGCTCGGCCCGATCGCCGGAGGTGTGCAGCGGATGTCCGAGTTGAACGTCTCGCAGTTTCTTGCGACGCGGCTGCGCGCCGCGTGTGACGCGCTGTGCGAGTCGTGCGCCGTGATGCCGGGGGAGGCGTTCGTGCGCCCGCCGGGCGGAGCCGGGGCCCCCGGCCCGTCCATGGCAGACCTGGTGGCGGAGTGCGTGTCGCTCAACGTGTGGGCCGCGCAGGCGTTCCGTTCGCGCGCCGCGCCGGGCGGGCTGCCCGCAGTGCCCGCGCCCATCGCGGACCCGGACGAGGCGGCGATCGCCCTGATGCAGGCGGCGAACGCCCTGGCGATGACCGTGGCCGGCTTCCCCGAGCACCTGTGGGGCACCCACACGGTGAACCGGGTCACCGGTGAGCCGGTGACATGGGCGGAGCTCGCCGACTACCCGTGCCAGGAGATGGCCCGCAGCCGGGGCCAGGCGGACTGCCTGCGCCGCATCGCGGACCTCTGAGTCAGGCCCGTCTACCTCGCGGGCCGGGCCGGTCTCCGGAGGAAGCGCACCTCGTCGACGGCGAACCGCACACCGGACAGGGCGACGGGATCGAGCCGGAACCGGTCCGTCGTGCCGCGCCAATGGGAGCGGGCCGCCAGGTCGAGGCGGTGGGTGTGCCACGCGCCATCGAGCGTTACCGGGAACGTGACGCTGGCCTCCTGCGACAGACCCTGGGTCGACGTCGACCAGAAGAGCTGACCGGTCGATGTGGGGTGTCGAGCGTCCACTGCCTCGGCGCGCATCCGGATTTCGCACGCGCCGTACCTGCCGCAGGGCAAGTAGGCGATGGGGCTGGTGAGTTGCGGGTCATCGTCGGTGGAGACGCCTTCCAGCGCGCCCCAGGCGGCAGCCAGGCCGCTCACTCCGGTGGCGGTCCAGTCCTCCACACCGTGGTCGAAGGCCCAGGCGTCGATGCGCGGCATCTCCAGGTCGAACACCGGCGCCGGCAGGCCGGCCGCGGTCGGCGTCAGATCGCGGTGCGAGCCGGCGGATGGGCAGAACACTCGCCGCACGGCGTCCAGGTAGCCGAAGCCCTGCTCGACGCTGGGCTCCAGCACGGATCCCTCGCCCCACTCGTTCCACGCCTCGACCATGACGATGCGGCTCGCGTTGACGTGCGCCCTGGCGTCGCGCAGCGCCCCCTCGAACAGGGCGGGCGTGCTGCCCGTGCGCCGCAGGTCATCCTCCTTCAGCCAGGGCCGGCGATCCCATCCCGGCATCACCGTGGGCCAGAATCGCCCCTCCGTGATCCCGCGCCAGTGCTTCCAGAGCCTCTCGCCCTGCTCGATGAGGTGCGCGTAGGTCGCCTCGCCGTGGCGGCCGGGGCCGGTCTGTCCGGTGCCCGCGTAGGGGTAGTTGTAGAGACAGAAGGCCCGGGCGCCGGCGGCGAAGCTGTCGCGCACGCTCTCGGCCCGCAGTATCTCGCCCTCGCAGAAGACAAGATAGACGCCGGGCAGCCCGGCGGCGCGGCAGCGAGTGTCCAGATGCTCAAATGCCCTGCGCGCGCCGTTGACGCCCAGGGTCTTGACAAAGCTGTAGCCGGAGAGGATCATGAGCACCGGGCGGCCGTCGATGCGCAGGTAGGAGGGGTGCGTCAGGTACTTCGGGATCACCAACTCCGCGAACCGCTCGAGTTGGTCGGCGGTCATCGTCTCGGACGGCGCGTGGTTGCACCAGTTGAGGCAGAAGCGGAATCCCGGCAGGAACCGGCTTCGCAGGAAGCCCCGGTCCAGCGCTCCCTCAAGCATCTGCGATCCGTTGTGGGAGTAGTAGTCGAACGCGAAGAAGCCGACCCCGTGCTCGACCGCCCACTTGATATGCCAGTCGGCCGCGTCCGGGTCACCCTCGCGGTAGTAGCCGAGCAGCGGGTGTTGAACGTCCGGGTGCGCCTTCACGCAGTACCAGCGCTCGGCATGGGACCAGCCGGGGAAGTAGAAGGCGCCGACCCGTACGTCCGCGCGCACGGGGCGCGGCTTCGGAATGCCGGGCGGCTGGTGCGCGGCCGGCCTCGGCACGGCCGCGATCAGGGCGATGCAGGCGGCGGTCCACGTGAGCGTTGTCATGCCATATCCCAATGCCGGCGGCTGGTTTGGCGGCGACAGGAACCCGTGGGCGCGGCCGCCAGCCCTGGGCAGGAGCGGTGGCGCGGGAGGCGGATCGAGTGTTCGGAACGTGCGACAGGGCGCTCCTCTGGGTCGGCAACACGCTCGCGGCGAACCGCGTTTTCGACGCTCTCTTCCCGATCCTCACCAACCTGCACCAGTACGACTGGATCCTATTCGGGGCGCTGCTGCTGGCGATCCTGCTCGGCTGGCGGGGGGGGCCGCGGGCGCGGGTGGCCGTGCTCTGCGCCGTGCTCGCCGTCGGCGTGAGTGACGCCACCGCCGCGCGGCTCGT from Chthonomonadales bacterium harbors:
- a CDS encoding aspartate kinase — its product is MDRILVQKFGGTSVDSDAHRRLAARKVVAARDAGYAPVVVVSAIGRRGQPYATDTLAEFLRGIDASVTPNPHEMDVMMACGEIISTAVMAATLQSLGYPAIALSGGQAGIVTDRVFGNARIMEVHPRGVLAAVERGDIPVVCGFQGVTAPTDAGEHGSITTLGRGGSDTTASALGAALNAAAVEIYTDVDGVKSADPDMVPNARTLEVCTYPELAEITHLGAKVVHPRAAEIAMDHGIPLWVRSTFSDHPGTRIMAEDDVPEEMRRRVTGVAHTGKSVYIRLEIENEVHKPFVEQEVYRLMGRAGVNIFLTSYSPTALSFAVDRGIYAVARDLLDGMVVPVGSDPAASPASTFYIFKFSEGLDPAYSAQRPLLHSIESFIDVVDVPGTVFENVTMVSLVAGRHRQVPGVMAAIFEVLTEADIPILQVADSDMSISCLVPETDADRAVLLLHDRFGLGD
- a CDS encoding S9 family peptidase, with product MLSNLPPLIPRDDLFGNPEKASPQLSPDGRLLAYLAPDEGVLNVWLRTLGQEDDRAITRDRKRGIRMYFWAFDGRHLLYLQDLDGDENWHVWSVDVQAGVIRDLTPFQGAQAEVIDADERFPNEILVGLNVRDARVHDVYRIDLSTGATTLRAENPGDVVGWVADADFRVRGAHAARPDGGFELRVREAEEAEWRALIAWAPDEEGHPYAFTPDGSGLYVSSSIGTDTAELREIDTATGAERTLASRPDVDLGEVMFHPRRHNIQAVGFNRHRLEWVVLDPEIAADLDFLKSRHDGEVHVVSRDQADRLWIALYTLDRAPANYYVYDRQARRLDFLFAARPALEHATLAEMRPVDIPSRDGLTLGSYLTLPPGVEARGLPLVLNVHGGPWARDVWGYDPEAQWLANRGYATLQVNYRGSAGYGKRFLHAGDREWGAKMHDDLVDAVHWAVDQGFADRRRVGIYGGSYGGYAALVGAAFTPDLFACAVDIVGPSSLRTLIESIPPYWEPLKRIFTVRVGDPETEPEFLDSRSPLHRADRIECPLLIAQGANDPRVKQAESEQIVAALRERGKDVEYLLFEDEGHGFARPENRLRFYAAAERFLARYLGGRSQD
- a CDS encoding glycoside hydrolase family 99-like domain-containing protein, which gives rise to MTTLTWTAACIALIAAVPRPAAHQPPGIPKPRPVRADVRVGAFYFPGWSHAERWYCVKAHPDVQHPLLGYYREGDPDAADWHIKWAVEHGVGFFAFDYYSHNGSQMLEGALDRGFLRSRFLPGFRFCLNWCNHAPSETMTADQLERFAELVIPKYLTHPSYLRIDGRPVLMILSGYSFVKTLGVNGARRAFEHLDTRCRAAGLPGVYLVFCEGEILRAESVRDSFAAGARAFCLYNYPYAGTGQTGPGRHGEATYAHLIEQGERLWKHWRGITEGRFWPTVMPGWDRRPWLKEDDLRRTGSTPALFEGALRDARAHVNASRIVMVEAWNEWGEGSVLEPSVEQGFGYLDAVRRVFCPSAGSHRDLTPTAAGLPAPVFDLEMPRIDAWAFDHGVEDWTATGVSGLAAAWGALEGVSTDDDPQLTSPIAYLPCGRYGACEIRMRAEAVDARHPTSTGQLFWSTSTQGLSQEASVTFPVTLDGAWHTHRLDLAARSHWRGTTDRFRLDPVALSGVRFAVDEVRFLRRPARPAR